From Chrysemys picta bellii isolate R12L10 chromosome 1, ASM1138683v2, whole genome shotgun sequence:
aagaaacattgttaagtaagcagtttcaagcaagaggttccttctgattattgattaaccaggtgtgggtttttccagaacttgtagccttgagaccccaatagacattcctggggcatatcgtactcttttaaaatgcatggatcagcaacttcaacacaattcttatcaggaaggacgcggagtcaagctgccctttccgcagcacccccaaaccccctcctctcctgccttgGTTAAGCTAAGCCTGCTGActaggctgcttttagcaataagccatagtggttacAGGCACTTTAccggtttgccaaaatctccctgtACAATCCCGCCTGAACATCTCTCTACAGAGTGGAGATCAGCAGCACATGTCATCTCAGATGTAAGGGTCCAGAATGGAATAGGTGGCCCCTGATTTTCATCTCCAGTGTCACCAGTGCTGGAGCCAATTgatgaactgaccagtcagttGACAAACACCCTGATTATCCTCGCAcaaaggtgtttgcttttcacgctGTACACGATTGGGTTCATCAGCGGTGGGAGAAGCAGGGACATGTAGCCCAGGAgaatctgaagcaagggagaagAGCCCTTCCCAAATCTATGTATCACAGACAAGCTGATCTCTGGTGTGTAAAAGAGCAGGACGGCGCAGAAGTGGGAgacgcaggtgttcagggccctgagGCACTCCGCATGGGATGCgatgctcagcactgttttgaggatcatcacataagagaggaaAATGAGCACTGAGTCCAACCCCATCAGTAAAAGTTTAGTAAACAATCCATAGATGCTGTTGACTGTGATATCTGAACAAGACATCTTCATGACCTCCTGGTAcaggcagtaggaatgggagaggacattgtCTCGACAGTATGGGAACCGTTTTAGGAGTAAGGGAAGTGGAAGTATTATGACCATTGCTCTTAGCAAAATCATCAGTCCCATCTTAGCAATTGTCGGCAgggttaagatggaagcatatctcagCGGGTATCGGATTGCGatgaagcggtcaaaggccatcaacaagaGCATGGAGGTTTCAATGCATTGAAGGAAATGGATGAAGAAGAGCTGAGCTAAACAGGCATTGAGGCTGATCTCCCTAGAGTTAAACAAGTATATGCCCAGTATTGTCGGCATGGTGGTTATCGATATTCCAAGATCTGTGACAGCCAACatagaaagaaaaatgtacatgggctcatgcaGGCTTCGATCTATTTTTACAATGAACAGAATGAGTGAATTTCCTACTATCGAAATAACATACGCTATGCAGAAGGGGACAGAGATCCAGAGATAGATGTCTTCCTGATGTGGTATCCCGGTGAGAAGGAGCACTGCAGATTTGaatttggtgtcattgacagctgacattATTTATTGGGCAAGTCAGAAGAGTTCTGAAATTACCTACCTAAAAAATAATAAGATGAGATTAGATGATATGTAACGAGAAATCACTCTTCTCTCAGTGCAAATCTACAGACTTCCAGAGCTCAAGGTAGATAAGCAAAAACTTAGTCTCGGATGTACATCACCGATAGGAAGTGTGGCAAATTGCCAGCACTATTATGATGGGTCCCACACTTTCTCCTCTTATGTGGGGGGCTTTCAGGGCTCTGTTTCTTGCCCCTGATCTGGGGTATCAACTGTCCCACTAGTGTCCCAgagaaggggagtggagagggagggatccgggcccgccccctactccaggttccagcccaggggccctagggatagcGGCAAACCGCTAGAACTagcaattctttcccctggaccaattccctctccagcccttcagcttgtgggggcttcctgccctctctccgctTGGGCCAAGTTTCTCCCAACTCCTTGTCTCTGtggagtccctctgctctgcacaagccGGGTTTTCCTTtccctagggtcttggtcttctggcccgccacagcacttctccaaactgctctcctccaaactgctctctgctccaacaccaaaccactctgcttcaactccttcAGACTGctctcctccaaactgctctctgctccaacaccaaaccactctgcttcaactccttcAGACTGctctcctccaaactgctctctgctccaacaccaaaccactctgcttcaactccttcAGACTGctc
This genomic window contains:
- the LOC101948847 gene encoding olfactory receptor 51G2-like, with the translated sequence MSAVNDTKFKSAVLLLTGIPHQEDIYLWISVPFCIAYVISIVGNSLILFIVKIDRSLHEPMYIFLSMLAVTDLGISITTMPTILGIYLFNSREISLNACLAQLFFIHFLQCIETSMLLLMAFDRFIAIRYPLRYASILTLPTIAKMGLMILLRAMVIILPLPLLLKRFPYCRDNVLSHSYCLYQEVMKMSCSDITVNSIYGLFTKLLLMGLDSVLIFLSYVMILKTVLSIASHAECLRALNTCVSHFCAVLLFYTPEISLSVIHRFGKGSSPLLQILLGYMSLLLPPLMNPIVYSVKSKHLCARIIRVFVN